A window of Chiloscyllium plagiosum isolate BGI_BamShark_2017 chromosome 2, ASM401019v2, whole genome shotgun sequence genomic DNA:
CAGCAATCACATGACTGGTGCTAAAGTGATCATTGTCAATTTGGAAACTAATTGCATTGAATATGTATTACAGCAAACAAAAAGGACAAGGAAAGATAAACTAGTTCATTTAGTCGGTCACATTCAGACATTGTGCAACTTACATGCACCATAAAAACTTCTCACGCTCTGTGATGATATTGAAGCCCTGGAAATGGGCTACCCAGGATGTTATTAAGTCCCAGTTACACAACCTCCTGGGAGAGCCAAATTCAGAGAACAAAAGCTGCAggccaagtttaaaaaaaaatctcttgtgGATTTTCACATTGACCTGTGAAAGCAATTAATCAAACTCCAGGCAACTAGAATAACTGATAATACTTGTCACTTTTGGCACCATTTATCCTCTCTTGACTGAGATATCTTCTACTGCTTTGAATTTATCCAAAAGGTCTTAGTATTATATATTCATCACACATTCTGGAATTTTATTCCATGGATTGAATTTACATGAAGGACATTTGCTACATTATGGCCTATTCCATCAATAAATCACCCTGGAGTCTATTTTATCTAAATTCCTAATGACATTCCATCAGAAAAATGTCAGGGACTTCTCAAAACCTGAATGCAACTCATTTACAAGCCTGGTGAAGAGCAATACTCCTAATATAGATCATTGAAGGACTTGACTAGTGACTGAATCAGAGATATTGCCACTACCCTCTGTCAATGCCAATTCAATCGATTCCCGGGGCCAAGGTTGTGCCTCAGAGATTCAAGTGTATAATTCTGGAGGAAATAAACAGTAAGAGAGTGATAGAAGGAAGTTTCCCATCTTTGAAAACAGATAAAACAACAAGTCTGAATGAAATATGCTCCAGTTAACTGAGTTGGTTAACTATTGTTGGTTCTTTATAACATTGCACACTTTAATTAAAGCTCCCCTTCCACACTGTGCTCCAAAGAAAAAGACTGCAGCTTTGTTCATTAacaaaactctccagtcctggcaacatctttgcatatCTCCTTTTTCTCTTCTCCAGTATGATCACATTTTTTCCCATAATGCAGTGATTAAAACTATATGCTTTGCTTTAGCTATAGCCTAACTAGTGTTTTCAACAGTTTGAACATGACCTCCCTGGAGTTCTATTCATTGTCTTGGCAAGGACAATATGCCATAGGCCAAAGGGTCATGTTGGTAGAAACATTCAttgcattgaaaaaaaaacatttggataggcacTTCATACCATTTAGAAGGTTACAGagtaaaagctggaaaatgggaaaatctaaatgtcctactcctgctcctgggtgTCTATGTTAATCTTTAACATGTGCGACACTAGAAAGTAGTGGGTACTTTCAAGCTAGTCTAGGTTTGAGTCTCAGCAGTTGAGCTATCTGCTATCAGGAAGATCTTAGTGACATTACCAATGTGGCTTCCAAGAGAGCAATAATTGAGCCTAGTTAACTAACTACCTCTGCCAGACGGGTTGTCAGTGCTGGTCTAAACTTGTTTCCAGCAAGAGTACTCAGAATGGCACAGTGCTGATCGACTGGACAAAGTCAGTCTGATATGTCCACACTTTGCAGcattctccagtccaggactaAGGAAACAATCTTTAGCTGTTGCCTTTGCTACACTCCAAACAGCCATTAGGAGGAGTACAAGACTGTTGCAGATTGACTGACTTTCCTTAGATTTTGAATGATACTGAACCTGTTCAGAGTCATCATTTAATGGCTTGACCACTGCTGAATGCTACTTTTCCAGTTTGGTAGCTTATCAAAGTTCTATATCACTCAAGACAGAGCCAAACACTTGAGTTTCTTACCTTTGTAGTAGGATGTGAAACAGAACACATCATATTTGTCTTTCATCTTGTCTCTGTATCCATAGCTTCTAATACCTGGAACCGTATTTCTCCCTCCACATGGTGCCCTGGgtttagtgatgggatactgcaCAGACCCATCACTCAGCCAGCCTGCATTACACCAATCCATCCCTGCTCTCCATGCATCATAAAGTTGCTCAAATGAAGCAACTATTGCATCCTGATCTTCACAAGCCTTCTGAGCCTCAACAAAATTCAGGTTGTAACGACCTAGTCTTGGAAAGTATGGGAACACAACACCTGGAAGAAAATGCGGAAGACAACAAAAGAGAAATTAATACATCCATTTGATAAATGAAAGCACAACAAATACATAGTTACACAGACTGTAAAACATATGTGTAGGTACACTATTCAAATATATGCTCATTGAACATTCCTCACAATGACTTGCCTGGACCTGAGAAGTACGCTGATTCTGTGAAATTTTAATAAGTCATTAATAATATCTCTTGGATGTGGTtgatatttttcttcagtttttctcCACATTGCCATAATTTGACATTGATGCACATGTAATCCAGACATTTCTCTTGCAAAATTCACTGTATAGATGTTAATTTCTATGAGAGATTGTCAAAATACTGTTGCAAACTTTATGAATAACCAGTAAGAGGTCTGTGAGTGTTTTTGTTGGCTGGACTTATTACTGTAAATTTATTCGTGCATACATATGCATGCCTGCAACCTTTCCACATGAATTAAGTCAAATCGAATATATGAAATCTGTCAGCTTTCAAAATGGAAAGCAAAgttaaattatttatatttaactGAATTGTGGACTCTCTCTGCTTTGTGCATATTTCTTTCCCATCCACCACTAGCCCAACACCTCATTAATTCTTCTGAAATATTCATCATTCCTGTCTGAAATTGCAACAATTTCAGGTTTTTCCAGACCAATACCACTAATACCCTAGGTCCCAGGAGATAAATCTTTGCAATGGggcagttaatattttgaattttgttCAGATACATGTCTGACCGttctgaggctgtgagtctgcaCATAATTAAGTTGTGCTACCAATTCACGTCTATTTTAACTAATGAACGCATTTGAAATCTGAATTGCTCTTTAATTGAAACCAAAGAAACGatgctgcaaatactcagcaggtcaggcggtGTCTGTGGGTTGAAAGAGAGTTAATGCTTTAGGTTGCCATGACATTTCATCAGAGCTAGAATTTTCTTCATCCAACTTATGAAGTTTTTGCATATTCTTGACAGTTTACACTTGAGAGAAATAGGACAGTGCCAGaatatgtagctgaaaatgtgttgctgaagaagggcttatgcccgaaacgtcgattctcctgttccttggatgctgcctgacctgctgcgcttttccagcaacacattttcagctctgatctccagcatctgcagtcctcactttctgccagaATATGTAGTACAAGTTATACATCAATTTAAATGTAACAAATAGCTCTCAGTTAATTCTGACAGCATAGGGAAGCTAGAAATACAAGATTGCAACATTATGCTAAAAGTCACGATTTCTTGTTTACACAAATCTGAGCCAGTTATGTCACATTTAGGAATTTGCCAATGAATGAATTCGACAGTTCTTGTTCAAAAGTTGGATTTCAATATCCAGTTTAAAATCTAGTTCCACACAGAGACATGAAGATCAACTTATAATGTGATAATGTAATGTTTCCTTTCTACCTGCTGATTTCCAGCTGTGCTCTTCCTCACTTACCCTAGATACTTAATGTTTTGTTAATTCTCTTCTTAATGGGTATAGAGGATTTGATGTAAAGATCTGGCGTGACCATATTTAATGATGGAACAGGCAAAAAGGGTCAAATGGTCTCCATCTGACTTTATGTTCCCATTCTAATTCCTTAACCTTCTGTTGCTCCTTTCCCAATTTCTTGATGTGCtatttcctgcctgccctgaattCCTGACCTAGAATTTCTCCTTGCCCTGCCCCAGATTGTCTCAAGTCGTGTTATTCTTCTGCGGCTTCTGAGTGTTCTGCTATGTTGCCACTGTTCTCCTGTCATTGATCTCATTGTTCTGCCATATTCTACTGAGATAAAAATTTTGAAATCTCAAATCTGTctggtgcaatttttaaaaaattcatttatgaGTTGCCTTAGAGTCGGTACTAGTTATCCATAGATTTGAACAGTTGCAATTCGTTTGGAGTGGGTACATCCCCAGCATTCATAGGAATGGAATTCCAAGatcttgactcagtgacagtgaaggaacagcaagatatttccaagtcaggctggtgagtggcttggagagaacttacaggtggtggtgttcccataaatctgctgcccttacccttctAGGTGGTTGCagtgatgggtttggaaggcacactctaaggaaccttggtaaatttctgcaaaaCCTTGTAGATTGCACAACCTTGTAGATTGTGCACACTACTGCTACCAagtgtcagagttgaaaagtgtggcactggaaaagcacagcaggtcaagcagcatctgaggagcaggagagtcgacatttcgggcataagcctttcatcagaccATCTCTTACAGAGATATCCTGACCTGAGACAACTGACCACCAGAACAATCTTCTTTTGAACTAGGTATGACTCAATCCAGTTAGATTCCCTTTGATCCCCAtgactccagttttactaggtctccttgatgccagcgctgaaaatgtgttgctggaaaagcgcagcaggtcaggcagcatccaaggaacaggagaatcgacgtttcgggcataagcccttcttcctttcctgaagaagggcttatgcctgaaacgtcgattctcctgttccttggatgctgcctgacctgctgcgcttttccagcaacacattttcagctctgatctccagcatctgcagtcctcactttctcctcattgatgcCATACtatgtcaaatgcagccttgatgtgaagggaATGGACCTCTTTTGTGCATGTTTGTACCAAGGATGcaatgaggtcagcagctgaaTGGCCCTGACAAAATTCAgattgagtgtcagtgagcaggttattgctgatcagGTGCTGTTTAACAGCTTTGCTGAtaatcccttccatcactttcctgattattgagagtagactgattgctgggcctcttgctgagatatttgtatcatcgatagtcacaggtgaggtgccggaagactggagagtggctaatctggtgccactgtttaagaagggcggtgaGGACAAACCAAGGAACTATAGTCCagcgagcctgacgtcagtgatgggcaagttgttggagacaatcctgagggacaggatgtacatgtatttggaaaggcaaggactgattagggatagtcaacatggatttgtgcgtggaaaatcatgtctcacaaatttgattgagttttttgaggaagtaacaaagaggattgatgagggcagagcagtagatgtgatctatatggacttcagtaaggctttcaacaaggttgcccatgggagactgattagcaaggttagatctcatggaatacagggagaactagacatttggatacagaactggctcaaagatagaagacagaaggtagtggtggagggttgtttttcagactggaggcctgtgaccagtggagtgccacaaggatttggtgcaggatcctctactttttgtcatttacataaatgatttggatgcgagcataagaggtacagttagtaagtttgcagatgacaccgaaattggagatgtagtggacagccaagagggttacctcagattacaacaggatcttgaccagatgggccaatgggctgagactaATAAAGACTGATCTGGCACTGAATGCccttattaataaagctgaggacactATGTcccttaactgctctctccacctgcctTGCCACTTTCAATAATCTTTGCATATACTGTATACACAGAAGTCCCTTTGTTCCTGTACCACTTTTAGAACTGTACCCCCTACTTTATGTTGCATTTCTGTGTTCTTCCTATCAAACTGAATTGCCTCTCAATTCTTTGCACTGAACTTCATCTACCACCTTTTTGCCCACTTCACCAACTTGTCAACATCCCTCTGGCGTTCCATACTGTTTTCCTCATAGTTTCTAATTCTTTCAAGCCTCGTGTCATCTGAAATTGTTCCCTGTTTCTcaacatccagatcattaatatatgtcaggaaaagcaagggccCCAATAACAACCCCTGGGAACTCCACAATAAACTTTTCTTTATTCCACTTACCAACAGTTGCAATCATTTGGAAGTGTTATGGAAGACTATGCCAAGTGTTCGCTTTACTGCAAATTTCAACAATAACCTCTGGCTCCTCCATGACACAATTGGCAATGATcctcattgctgaaaatgtgatggCAAACCTCGAGATCAATGGTGGAGTCAAGGAAGAAGGCATTGTCCACACACCCATTTTTTAGGGTAAACTCATTCCTCAGATATGTCTCATTTATTGTTGTTATGGCTTTACTGGAGAGTTTTCCAACACAGTGCATGTAATGAATGAAAGAAGGATCAAAAGCATTCATATTTCAAATctaccagaaaaaaaaattgccttcaaCTGCATGCACGGACACATTCGCAAAAACTGCTCTATTTTAATATTTCTACATGTTCATAAAGAATGGGTCGTGGCAAAATGTAGAATAAATTGCAATTTATTGGATTAGTgggaaacctgatgaagggcttatgcccaaaatatcgattctcctcagctgctgcctgaccagctgtgcttttccagagccacactcttgactctgatctccagcatctgcagtcctcactttcccctagtgGGAAACTTGGACCTGTCAGTGTGCAAAGGACTTTTTAATCTGGGGAGTAATTGACCTGCAAACTTGCTTCATTGATAAACACTCCCATCTGTTACTTTTCATTTATGGTGGTGTTGAAAATAGTAGCTTGTAGAGGTATGTTGTCACAAACTACAAGAACACAGCAATAGCATATGCAGAGATTGTTAGTTATTCATGTACCACTGTCAGCCAAACACAGGTAAAGATGCCTCGCCATTGTGCAGTTCATCTGTAGCTCTACGTATTCCTCCTTCTCTTTTAATGTTAGCTTTTGTGAGGAATCAGAAACCAGTGAACTAAACACATCATGTATCCAGTCATAGTCTTCCACATTTGTTGAGGGGAAGTAGAATTCAAATTTCTCTTGCATTGCATTGATATGTTTGAGTATGAGACTGTGCACCTTGACAGCTGTGTGTGCCAGTGGCaatgctagtggaaacatcccgAGTGAATTCTCTGACACTGTCTCTTGCCAAAGGCCCAGTTTAGATCTGAATCCTTGAAGTTTATTTGTGATGCTCAGATCTCACTCTTCCCCTGCATTTTAGTATTCAGCTGGCTGGAAGAGTCTGTGTGTTATACAAACTTAACCCACAAGTAATCATCAGATAGTATCACTTTATAAGGCAGTTCTTCATTTTTGAAATCTTTGTCAGGTCTCTCAGGACCTCATGAAAATTTGTAACTGGTGTCTTTACTTACTTGGTACCAGTACAATGTTAGCCAATTTCTGTCTGCAGATGAGATATTCAGGAAAGGGGCAAGCATCATCTTCTGTTATGAAAATCCAAAAGGCCACATAGTTCTCACTATGCCTCTCAACAGAACTTTATTTTCTTTGAGTTCAGATATTTCATCGACTGAATTGACAAAGGAATTGCATATTTTGACAAAGAAACTTTGTCATTTCTTCTTAAATCTATTTAAGACTTAGATTAGTGGCTGAACtaaaaaagaaaatccaaaaatATTCACCTTAAAGGCCTTGCTAATATGGAAGCAGACCAGTTCCATAGTTGTCCAACAATCACATGCTTCTTTATTGCGCATTTGCAGTTTCTTCTCATCTTGGGGGTACAAGCTTTGATCATTGTGCATTCTCAGATCGAACATTTGATCCTCTGTGTGCGCAAGCAGTCTGCATAACAAGCAGACTCCCCATCTTCTGTGCATGTGTGGGACCGAGTATCTGCCCATGAGCAATATGGAGAGTCTATGTGAAGCAACACTGTTTCCCAGGAATTGCGCAGCATACTTCTCACCTTGCTGCAGCACACTCTTCCACATGGCTCAGAAATTTGGACAACACATAGATGCCATCCTCTTTCTCAAGCACTGCAATGCGCTCCTTAACCAATACTGATACCCATTCtcctttctttacttttctacgtACCTCAACAACTTATTATTTAACACCCAATTTTGCCCTTCCTTGAGATAGGAATCACCCAAACAACATATTTCCACTCTTTCATCATGTTTcaagccatacattcatctgcttcatctttgagtggcacggtggctcagtggttagcactgcagcctcacagcaccccggacccatgtttgattcccgccttgggcaagtGTCTGTGCGAAGCTTGCACattcccccatgtctgcgtgagtttcctctgggtgctccagtttcctcccacagtccaaagatgtgcaggttagatgaattggccatgggaaatctcccacaatgttaggtgcattagtcaggggtaaacatagggtaggggaatgggtccgagtgggttactctttggagggtcaatgtggacttgttgggccgaagggcctgtttccatactatagggaatctaatctaaaacatcctcctatttctggATCGCCTCTTGAGTCTTGATAGATAAGGAACTGCCTCACTGGTGCAGTAGTGTATTCTTTATAAATCCTAAGCTGAACCTTGCCTGAGGAAAAAAATGTGTCGATAAATAGCCAAAAAAAGGATTTAATGTTGTTTCAAATATCATTCCTCCAGGTCATATACAAAGTTTCCCTCAGTAGAACAGGCAAATAGTTGTCAGGACTCCTAACCATGCACTCCTAACCCTCCCTTTCCCCTTCTTCACAAATGTTTCCCTTGCTTGGGTTCCTCTTGTTCTTTCCTTCCACCCCAGCAGCATTTGCACTGAATGGATCATTTTCAACTATTTCTATCATGCCCAGCATGATACCacaaccaaacacatcttcccttgtCCTTCCCTTTCGATAATCCAAAGGGAATGTGTCCTCTGAGGTCCATATCCCAGATACCTCAACACTCCATCTCCTTCCCATGGTACCTTTCCATGGAAACACAGGAACTTAAACATTGCCCCTTCTCACTTTCCCACTTTGCCATGCAAAGATCCAAATACCCTTCtagatgaagcagcaatttacctctACTTCTTCCAATCtggtctactgtatttgctgctcactctGTGGTcccctctatactggggagaccaaacaaaTGACAACTTTGCAGGACACCTCAGTTCCATCTGCAGGCACGATCCAAGCTTCCTATGGCCTGTCATCTTGCTTCTCCACCTTGTCCTCATGCAGGCATTTCTGCTCTTGGCCTATCACACTATGCCAGTGAAACTCAATGTTACCTTCAGGAAAAACACTTCATTTTGCAATCAGGTACCTTGTAGCCTTTTGGACTCAGCTTTCAATTAACCAATTTCAGATTGTCAATCTGTCCATCATTTTTGTTTCCTATTCTTTGctcatttcatttattttctttcagtgaGCAGCACACCTGTTTGAGATACTTcctttatttgtttgttttcttttcttgccTCCATCattcgccagaccatagcaacacgacggttggaggaagagcgcctcatcttccgcctaggaaccctccaaccacaagggatgaactcagatttctccagtttcctcatttcccctccccccaccttgtctcagtcaaatccctcgaactcagcaccgccttcctaacctgcaatcttcttcctgacctctccgtccccaccccactccggcctatcaccctcaccttgacctctttccacctatcacatttccaacgNNNNNNNNNNNNNNNNNNNNNNNNNNNNNNNNNNNNNNNNNNNNNNNNNNNNNNNNNNNNNNNNNNNNNNNNNNNNNNNNNNNNNNNNNNNNNNNNNNNNNNNNNNNNNNNNNNNNNNNNNNNNNNNNNNNNNNNNNNNNNNNNNNNNNNNNNNNNNNNNNNNNNNNNNNNNNNNNNNNNNNNNNNNNNNNNNNNNNNNNNNNNNNNNNNNNNNNNNNNNNNNNNNNNGCATTTCCCaagcccctccctcaagtccctcctccctaccttttatcttagcctgctggacacactttcctcattcctgaagaagggctcatgcccgaaacgtcaattctcctgctccttggatgctgcccgacctgctgcacttttccagcaaaacattttcagctccatcatTAATCCCTGTAGTCCTGGAGTACTAAGCCATATGTACTTCAATCTTTCTTGTCATCCGTCCCTTATCCTAACCACTCCCATGTCCAAAATCTATTACACCACTAACATTTCTTAGTTTTGCTGAAAGATtacagatctgaaacattaacttctccaTACATACTGACTAATTTGCTGGGTTCCTTTTCCTCAGTATTTCCTTTTTAATTACAGTTGTGGTATTGCAATAAATTTTTTCTAATATAAATTCTATTCCTATTTTGAGGCAGAAATGAAAAACTATGGCTTAAGGATAAATTCTCTGATAGGTCTCTACTGTGTCTTTTAGAGCTTAATTTCACCAGGTTATACACTGCTCAATTATTTTATGTAAAATAGCTACTTGCAAATTTATGTGAGCACATGTCTGTAGTCATTCCTTCTTTAATCAGAATGTGGAATTTATTTTGTAACTTTCTTTCCTTGAATAtaatagatttaaaaaaataagttgCAGCATATTTATTAATAGTACATCATAAAATCAATGGGATGGCCATCAGTTGCTAGTTTTCATTGTAAGGTGGAGCAATAAAATCGTGATAGAATTCCTCTCCGTAGTGAAAATCAGATCACCATGACAATTATGTCAAatgtcacatttaaaaaaaaaagatggaatGCTTAGAAAGCCCCTCATATAACATGGGAAATCAAATGGTAGTTTCTCGAAATATCCAACCGAGCCCTAAATTTTACGAATTAATTGTGCCATAATTGTGCCATGTGGTAAGAAAACGAAAAGAATGAAAAAAGTACAtagttcaaataaaaataaaaccagaTTACTAAATGACAACTAAAATATTTGATGGACTGGAGGCATAAATTAACAACATAGAAGTGAAAGGTAAGTGGATCAGAGCAATTAAAATGTCTGACAAAAGTATCTGATCACTGATGCTCATTTTGGGTTGCATCAGGGCTACTTAGCTTCAGGGCTCATTAAAACCTTGGTCAAATATATACAACATAAACAATTTAGACCTGAGTTGGAGTTTTGCAGGCAGTTCTGgatgtcacactataggaagggtgtgaatgcattggagagaatgcaaaagAGGTTTCCAAGAATGGCTGCAGGGTTGAGGCACACACTTACTGGGAAAgactacaggagttggggctgtttcccttggagagaagaaggtgaaGCGAAGATTTGACAGAAGTTTCCAAAGGCAtgagggatctggacagagtggatatggagaaactGTTCTCACTTGTTAAAGGGTCGAGCACCAATGGGCACAGTTTTACAATGTTGtacaaaagaagaaaatgagaaACATGTTCACAGACTGAGTAGTTTGGAGCTGGAATACAGTACCTGGATGGCAGGTTCAATTGATGCATTCAAGAGGGGGCTAGATGATTATCTCATTGGAAACAAAGTGTGGGGTTAGACAGAAAAGAAAAGAGATTGGCACCAGGTTAACATATTTAGAGAGCAAATGCAGACATGGTGGCTGAATGGTTTTATTCTGCATAGTAATCAACTTTGTAACAAACTAAAGAGGAGACTCTAGATGTTAGGTCATTCTGACTGCCCTTGATCTCAAGgcaacatttggatgagtatggTATAAAGGAGCTATACAAATATTGAAATCAATGGGAGCCAGTGGGTGGTGGGATCAACATCTGGGTTCAAGACCAGCCCAGCTGATGGAGCCTCGTTTGCCTGCTGGCTGTATGGGCATACTGAGATTACACTATTGGTGAGACCAAAGAATGAGCCTAATATCAGCAGACCTCTCAACAAAATTGACAATTTCATCCAAAAATGCGAGAGGAATGGCTATTGCAGTAACAGTAGCTTAATATTGGGTGCTGCAGTGCTTTGAAATAAGATGATTCACCTGAATGAACACAACATGACCACAACGTTTTTCAAGAAATATTCTCTACCATGGTTATTAGATGACTACTTATTTTGCACATAAACTGAAACATATATGTATACCTTGCAGATCCAGCAGAATAGTCCCACTGACATCGTCCAATCCTTCAATTATTTCACATTTGTAGTTCCCGTAGTCCTCCAATGTTAAATCTGTTATTGTTATGGAGGCATCATTCTCATTTTCTAGAAAAACTCTTCCCTGGTagtttccaaaacttttccaGTTATTTCCCAATGAAACAAATACATCAATTTCCTTGAGGTAATCAGAGGTGAGTTTGGTCCACTTGATCCTGACTTTAAGAGGAGTTTGAACTGCACGCACAGGCACAGGCTTGTAATAGAACTTACAGGGCAGAGTGGCATTGCTGCCTCGGTATGAGACAACTTTAGGCTGTTCTATCTTTATGCCCAGTCGTGATTCTTTATCTGCAAAAAGAAGAATAATAGACAGATTTAATACAGATCCAGTTGCATTGTCTTTATATAATTTCTTACATTGCAGAGAACAGCTTAAAACTAAAACTTAATATTGAAATAAATCAACATTGgcaatgtgataggtggaagttGAAGTGACATAATAAAGTTTGCTTCAAATATGTTATCAAAATTGTGCTCAATAATGTTCAAAGCACATTTGATAAAGTGGAAA
This region includes:
- the LOC122559186 gene encoding hyaluronan and proteoglycan link protein 1-like, whose product is MMTSLLLLALLSVCWADSQFNLNSTESKYFRTVYIADKESRLGIKIEQPKVVSYRGSNATLPCKFYYKPVPVRAVQTPLKVRIKWTKLTSDYLKEIDVFVSLGNNWKSFGNYQGRVFLENENDASITITDLTLEDYGNYKCEIIEGLDDVSGTILLDLQGVVFPYFPRLGRYNLNFVEAQKACEDQDAIVASFEQLYDAWRAGMDWCNAGWLSDGSVQYPITKPRAPCGGRNTVPGIRSYGYRDKMKDKYDVFCFTSYYKGRFYYLIHFRKLTYGEAVQACIKDGSRIASVGQMYAAWKLLGYDRCDAGWLADGSVRYPISRPRKRCSESEAAVRFAGFPDKKHRLYGVYCFKSN